In Arachis stenosperma cultivar V10309 chromosome 1, arast.V10309.gnm1.PFL2, whole genome shotgun sequence, one DNA window encodes the following:
- the LOC130946126 gene encoding isoaspartyl peptidase/L-asparaginase-like, with protein MGWAIAVHGGAGDISRSLPHDRRQPREEALRHCLQIGVEALQSNSPPLDVVELVVRELENIPHFNAGRGSVLTSEGTVEMEASIMDGNTMRCGAVSGLTTVVNAVSLARLVMEKTPHIYLAFDGAEQFAREQGVEIVDSSHFITPENVERLKLAKEANRVQIDYNAQPIQNDTKKEKPCANGDSQIGTVGCVAVDSHGNLASATSTGGLVNKMAGRIGDTPVIGAGTYANELCAVSATGKGESIIRGTVARDVAALMEFKGLSLKEAADCVVHERTPKGTVGLIAVSAAGEVVMSFNTTGMFRGCATEDGYSEVAIWSDAQVE; from the exons ATGGGTTGGGCTATAGCTGTGCATGGCGGCGCCGGCGACATCTCCCGTTCACTGCCACATGACCGCCGCCAGCCCCGTGAGGAAGCCCTCCGCCACTGCCTTCAAATTGGCGTCGAAGCTCTTCAATCCAATTCGCCTCCTTTGGACGTGGTTGAGCTCGTG GTTCGTGAATTGGAGAATATTCCGCACTTCAATGCTGGTAGGGGTTCTGTGTTGACCTCCGAAGGCACAGTTGAAATGGAAGCTTCGATCATGGATGGCAACACTATGAGATGTGGTGCTGTTTCTGGTTTAACCACGGTTGTTAACGCCGTCTCTTTGGCTCGTCTTGTTATGGAGAAGACTCCTCATATATATCTTGCATTTGATGGAGCAGAGCAATTTGCAAGAGAACAA GGTGTTGAGATAGTAGATTCAAGCCATTTCATTACTCCTGAAAATGTTGAGAGACTGAAGCTAGCAAAAGAAGCCAATAGGGTCCAG ATTGATTATAACGCCCAACCCATCCAAAATGATACTAAGAAGGAAAAGCCGTGTGCTAATGGGGATAGCCAAATTGGGACTGTCGGGTGTGTGGCTGTTGACAGTCATGGTAATCTAGCTTCTGCTACATCTACTGGAGGATTAGTGAACAAAATGGCTGGCAGAATCGGTGACACACCTGTCATAGGTGCCGGGACTTATGCCAATGAGCTTTGTGCAGTTTCAGCAACAGGCAAAGGTGAATCAATAATACGTGGGACGGTTGCAAGAGACGTGGCTGCCCTGATGGAGTTCAAAGGCCTCTCTCTCAAGGAAGCTGCTGATTGTGTTGTGCACGAGCGCACACCAAAGGGCACCGTTGGTTTGATCGCTGTGTCTGCTGCAGGAGAAGTTGTGATGTCTTTTAACACAACAGGCATGTTCCGTGGATGTGCTACCGAAGATGGCTACTCAGAGGTTGCTATTTGGTCTGATGCCCAAGTTGAGTAA